A single region of the Oreochromis niloticus isolate F11D_XX linkage group LG19, O_niloticus_UMD_NMBU, whole genome shotgun sequence genome encodes:
- the isca2 gene encoding iron-sulfur cluster assembly 2 homolog, mitochondrial yields MSFVRGTMISASKSRLLTLARASTLPNILNVTEQLHRLPHNSQSLYVAGLRCYSSPSTQEKPGVSGSSEDKVHLTESCVKRLGEIMEKGEYLRIHVEGGGCSGFQYKFSVDRKKNEDDRVFEKGGVGVIVDQESLEFVKGSTVDFSQELIRSTFQVLKNPQADHGCSCGSSFSVKL; encoded by the exons ATGTCATTCGTGAGAGGAACAATGATATCTGCGTCGAAGTCAAGATTATTGACCCTCGCTAG GGCATCCACTCTCCCAAACATCCTCAACGTGACTGAGCAATTACACCGTCTTCCTCACAACTCCCAGTCGCTTTATGTAGCCGGGCTTCGGTGCTACAGCAGCCCCTCCACCCAGGAGAAGCCAGGGGTGTCAGGTTCATCTGAAGATAAAGTACACCTCACTGAGTCATGCGTGAAG AGATTAGGGGAGATCATGGAAAAGGGCGAGTACCTGAGAATTCATGTGGAGGGTGGAGGCTGCTCTGGGTTTCAGTACAAGTTTTCGGTTGACAGGAAGAAGAATGAGGACGACAG AGTGTTTGAGAAAGGAGGAGTTGGCGTTATTGTGGACCAGGAGAGCCTGGAATTTGTGAAAGGATCCACGGTGGACTTCAGTCAGGAGCTTATTCGCTCCACCTTCCAAGTGCTCAAGAACCCACAAGCTGATCACGGCTGCTCCTGTGGCAGTTCCTTTTCTGTCAAACTATGA
- the LOC100710077 gene encoding NPC intracellular cholesterol transporter 2: MDARTGFIVLCLIGFSCAETVKYIDCGSVSGKVVTVEITPCPSQPCKLKRGDSYTVNVTFSSTVPSQESTAVVHGVIAGVPIPFAIPIVDGCKSGIECPIQNGQTYHYVATLPVKDEYPALKLVVEWELRDDNSKDLFCIKFPVELV, encoded by the exons ATGGACGCCCGGACCGGTTTCATTGTGTTGTGCTTGATTGGATTCAGCTGTGCGGAAACAGTGAAATATATAGATTGCG GCTCGGTTTCTGGGAAAGTGGTGACGGTTGAAATCACCCCTTGTCCCAGTCAGCCCTGCAAGCTAAAAAGGGGAGACTCCTACACTGTCAATGTGACATTCTCCTCCA CTGTGCCGAGCCAGGAGAGCACTGCAGTGGTTCACGGTGTCATCGCTGGCGTTCCTATCCCCTTCGCTATTCCGATTGTAGACGGCTGCAAATCTGGAATTGAGTGTCCCATCCAGAATGGGCAGACTTATCACTATGTGGCTACGTTACCTGTAAAGGACGAGTATCCAGCT ctCAAGCTGGTTGTGGAGTGGGAGCTAAGAGACGACAACAGCAAGGATCTCTTCTGCATCAAGTTTCCAGTGGAGCTTgtgtaa
- the gskip gene encoding GSK3-beta interaction protein isoform X1, whose amino-acid sequence MMLVCGQSTASNKGMEVDCQAEESMVSAFDEESVELGDVKDMRLEAEAVVNDVLFAVSEMHVSQSLNSASDVAYINVETREGNRYCLELTEAGLRVVGYAFDQVDENLTTQYHETVYSLLDTLSPGYREAFGNALLQRLERLKQNGQ is encoded by the exons ATGATGCTTGTTTGTGGACAGAGCACAGCTAGCAATAAG GGGATGGAGGTAGACTGCCAGGCTGAGGAGTCCATGGTCTCTGCTTTTGATGAAGAGTCTGTTGAGCTCGGTGACGTCAAGGACATGAGACTGGAGGCGGAAGCAGTGGTCAACGACGTCCTCTTTGCTGTGTCTGAAATGCACGTGTCACAAAGTCTCAACAGCGCGTCCGACGTGGCCTACATAAATGTGGAAACAAGAGAGGGAAACCGTTACTGTCTGGAGCTCACCGAGGCTGGGCTGAGG GTGGTGGGCTACGCATTCGATCAAGTGGACGAGAATTTGACGACTCAGTATCACGAGACTGTTTACTCGCTCCTAGACACGCTCAGTCCGGGTTACAGAGAAGCCTTTGGGAATGCTTTGCTCCAGCGGCTGGAGAGGCTGAAGCAAAACGGACAATGA
- the gskip gene encoding GSK3-beta interaction protein isoform X2, with amino-acid sequence MEVDCQAEESMVSAFDEESVELGDVKDMRLEAEAVVNDVLFAVSEMHVSQSLNSASDVAYINVETREGNRYCLELTEAGLRVVGYAFDQVDENLTTQYHETVYSLLDTLSPGYREAFGNALLQRLERLKQNGQ; translated from the exons ATGGAGGTAGACTGCCAGGCTGAGGAGTCCATGGTCTCTGCTTTTGATGAAGAGTCTGTTGAGCTCGGTGACGTCAAGGACATGAGACTGGAGGCGGAAGCAGTGGTCAACGACGTCCTCTTTGCTGTGTCTGAAATGCACGTGTCACAAAGTCTCAACAGCGCGTCCGACGTGGCCTACATAAATGTGGAAACAAGAGAGGGAAACCGTTACTGTCTGGAGCTCACCGAGGCTGGGCTGAGG GTGGTGGGCTACGCATTCGATCAAGTGGACGAGAATTTGACGACTCAGTATCACGAGACTGTTTACTCGCTCCTAGACACGCTCAGTCCGGGTTACAGAGAAGCCTTTGGGAATGCTTTGCTCCAGCGGCTGGAGAGGCTGAAGCAAAACGGACAATGA